One Thermococcus kodakarensis KOD1 genomic window carries:
- a CDS encoding flagellar protein G, with protein MAAGGPASELIMFMVAVLVAGSVAGALAYVTTDIANGMNDRGAMLADQLRTDFAIINDPTNIPVAGTGPYTYTFYIKNIGKTSIPFTSDAIQVFINGEIVPPANLAFTDVNGNSITSLPPYEVGVIVVTRETALTPGNYYKLTVVLENGKKRSLVFKAPSP; from the coding sequence ATGGCCGCAGGGGGACCAGCGAGCGAGCTGATAATGTTCATGGTGGCAGTGCTCGTCGCGGGGAGCGTCGCGGGGGCACTGGCCTATGTAACCACCGACATAGCTAACGGCATGAACGACAGAGGCGCTATGCTCGCCGATCAGCTCAGGACAGACTTCGCGATAATCAACGATCCCACCAATATACCGGTAGCGGGAACTGGGCCGTACACATATACGTTTTACATCAAGAATATTGGCAAGACATCCATCCCGTTCACATCCGACGCCATTCAGGTCTTCATCAACGGGGAGATCGTACCTCCCGCAAACCTAGCCTTTACTGATGTTAACGGCAACTCAATAACATCCTTGCCCCCCTACGAAGTTGGGGTCATAGTGGTTACTAGGGAAACTGCCTTAACTCCAGGAAATTACTACAAGCTCACAGTGGTTCTTGAGAATGGCAAGAAGCGCAGCCTCGTGTTTAAGGCTCCATCTCCGTGA
- a CDS encoding ATPase domain-containing protein — protein MVEELLKIELKGDELHRRLGGGIPAGTIMLVEGDRGSGKSIFVQRLLYGFLMNGYTASYISSQYTTVEYIKQMESLGYGIIPFLIRKKLVFVSLYPLLSGVSEKRKFLSRLFGEPRLWEPNVMIIDAFSSLLSREQDPDAVRDFLLYVKKMASLDKVIILTANTEEIDRDSLFVLEEASTMLIRLNVKVFGGDLKNSATIVKYNNAKGVFQKIIPFRVEPKAGLIVEIAAVV, from the coding sequence TTGGTCGAGGAACTACTCAAGATAGAGCTCAAGGGAGACGAGCTGCACAGGCGCCTTGGCGGTGGAATCCCCGCCGGGACAATAATGCTAGTCGAGGGTGATAGGGGTAGCGGTAAGTCTATATTTGTCCAGAGGCTCCTCTACGGCTTCCTAATGAACGGCTACACGGCCAGCTACATCTCAAGTCAGTACACCACCGTTGAGTACATCAAACAGATGGAGTCTCTGGGTTACGGCATAATCCCTTTTCTAATCAGAAAAAAGCTGGTTTTTGTGTCGCTTTACCCCCTTCTCTCGGGTGTGAGCGAGAAGAGGAAGTTTTTGAGCAGGCTTTTCGGCGAGCCAAGGTTGTGGGAGCCAAACGTTATGATCATCGATGCGTTTTCATCCCTGCTCTCCAGGGAGCAGGACCCCGATGCCGTGAGGGATTTTCTCCTCTACGTCAAGAAGATGGCCTCCCTGGACAAGGTGATAATCCTCACCGCCAACACTGAGGAAATAGACAGGGACTCGCTCTTCGTCCTTGAGGAAGCCTCGACCATGCTGATCCGCCTCAACGTCAAAGTCTTCGGCGGTGATCTGAAGAACTCCGCGACTATTGTGAAGTACAACAACGCTAAGGGAGTCTTCCAGAAGATAATACCCTTCCGCGTTGAGCCGAAGGCCGGGCTTATAGTAGAAATAGCGGCGGTGGTGTGA
- a CDS encoding type II/IV secretion system ATPase subunit, with product MAQAVISDTLEDAMARNPHLRRYIEQFRKKYGKMPEFHAQLSRDMKDIPYPNILYPVGDPIFVHIYTDPATAEKRYIVIEPRIESAEEEEKYKLIKDKILELAPTRDIPEDQEEFERFLDALFDEAVLSLAKGRRAKFTITKDEMEKFRYLIKRDIIGIGPLEPIARDPYIEDIHIIGAHNVSLVHKIFEMMQTNIDFGDDVKLADYFKNMAERIGRPVSDRTPIVDGALPDGSRINIIYSPDISIKGPSATIRKFSATPISIVQLIGWGTLSAEVAAYLWIALEYGMSVFVCGETASGKTTLLNAIIPFIKPGSKIYTAEDTPEVQVPHPVWQRLITRERGPEESRVTLFDLLKAALRSRPNYIIVGEIRGAEGAIAFQAMQTGHPVMATFHAGDIKKMIQRFTGHPINVPITFIDNLNIAVFQQAVYVKGKFLRRTISVVEIEGYYEELGGVATRNVFEWDSVSDRHIFRGFNNSYILERKIAEIAGYEDPKDIYNELFLRARILQRMVELGITNYWDVYREIKAFYLKGIEGLSFRI from the coding sequence ATGGCGCAGGCGGTTATCAGTGACACCCTCGAAGACGCAATGGCGAGGAACCCCCACCTTAGGAGGTACATTGAGCAGTTCAGAAAGAAGTACGGTAAGATGCCGGAGTTTCACGCCCAGCTCAGCAGGGACATGAAGGACATACCGTATCCCAACATACTCTACCCCGTCGGAGACCCAATATTCGTCCACATCTATACGGACCCCGCCACCGCCGAAAAGCGCTACATTGTCATAGAGCCGAGGATAGAGAGCGCTGAGGAGGAGGAAAAGTACAAGCTCATCAAGGACAAGATACTAGAGCTTGCGCCGACCAGGGACATCCCCGAGGATCAGGAGGAGTTCGAGAGATTCCTCGATGCCCTCTTCGATGAGGCCGTCCTCAGCCTGGCGAAGGGAAGGAGGGCAAAGTTCACCATAACCAAGGACGAGATGGAGAAGTTCCGCTACCTCATAAAGCGCGACATCATCGGTATAGGCCCGCTGGAGCCAATAGCCAGGGATCCGTACATTGAGGATATCCACATCATAGGTGCCCACAACGTTTCCCTCGTCCACAAGATATTCGAGATGATGCAGACCAACATAGACTTCGGCGACGATGTCAAGCTGGCCGACTACTTCAAGAACATGGCGGAGCGCATAGGAAGGCCTGTGAGCGACAGGACGCCTATAGTCGACGGTGCCTTGCCAGACGGCTCCCGTATCAACATCATCTACTCACCTGACATCTCAATAAAGGGTCCGAGCGCGACCATCCGTAAGTTCTCGGCGACACCAATAAGCATAGTCCAGCTCATAGGTTGGGGCACGCTCAGCGCCGAGGTGGCAGCCTACCTGTGGATTGCCCTTGAGTACGGCATGAGCGTCTTCGTCTGTGGTGAGACGGCCTCTGGTAAGACTACTCTCCTCAATGCCATAATCCCGTTCATCAAGCCTGGGTCAAAGATTTATACTGCTGAGGACACTCCTGAGGTCCAGGTTCCCCACCCGGTCTGGCAGAGACTCATAACCCGTGAGAGGGGCCCTGAGGAGAGCAGGGTTACGCTCTTCGATCTCCTGAAGGCGGCGCTGCGTTCGAGGCCGAACTACATCATCGTCGGTGAGATTCGTGGTGCCGAGGGTGCCATAGCCTTCCAAGCAATGCAGACCGGCCACCCGGTTATGGCGACCTTCCACGCGGGCGACATCAAGAAGATGATCCAGCGTTTTACTGGCCACCCGATCAACGTTCCGATAACCTTCATCGACAACCTGAACATAGCGGTCTTCCAGCAGGCGGTCTACGTTAAGGGCAAGTTCCTCAGGAGAACAATCAGCGTCGTTGAGATTGAGGGCTACTACGAGGAGCTTGGCGGTGTGGCAACGAGGAACGTCTTCGAGTGGGACTCGGTATCTGACAGACACATCTTCCGTGGATTCAACAACTCGTACATCCTGGAGAGGAAGATAGCGGAGATAGCGGGTTATGAGGATCCCAAGGACATCTATAACGAGCTTTTCCTGAGGGCAAGGATACTCCAAAGGATGGTCGAGCTTGGCATAACCAACTACTGGGACGTCTACAGGGAGATCAAGGCCTTCTATCTCAAGGGTATCGAGGGCCTCAGCTTCAGGATCTGA